Proteins encoded within one genomic window of Pectobacterium araliae:
- a CDS encoding Na/Pi cotransporter family protein, translated as MLTLLNLLSAIALLVWGTHIVRTGIMRVYGTQLRRVLSDSVEKKPLAFMAGIGVTALVQSSNATALLTTSFVSQGLVALAPALVIILGADVGTALMVRILTFDLSWLSPLLIFLGVVFFLSRKQTRVGQIGRVAIGLGLILLALEMIVLAAAPITQASGVKVLFSSLTGDVMLDALAGALFAVITYSSLAAVLLTATLTASGVISLEVAMCLVIGANLGSGLLTMMSTSTQNAAGRRVALGSMLFKLIGCLVVLPLVEPLSRWLTRIPLSAEELVIYFHLFYNLIRCLLLIPLTGVVARLSCAMIADSPQVDLQMKPRHLDTSSLDTPALALTNAARETLRIGDVLEQMLRLYREVLQGDHMQRREIRRLDDDVDILYTAIKLYLAQIQKDGLDERDSQRWAEVIEVALNLEQAGDIIERMADDIGNHSSGVRMAFSSQGLEELNHLHDQLLANLRLGLSVFLSEDVTSAKRLRRAKHRFRIMNRRYAHAHVDRLHQHNVQSLETSSLHLSLLGDMNRLNSLFCAVAYNVLIVQQDGDEEREESPLTL; from the coding sequence TTGTTAACACTGCTGAATCTCCTCTCTGCAATTGCGTTACTGGTTTGGGGCACTCACATTGTCCGCACCGGTATCATGCGGGTTTATGGCACTCAGTTACGGCGGGTTCTCAGCGATAGCGTTGAGAAAAAACCGTTGGCTTTTATGGCTGGCATTGGCGTAACCGCGCTAGTGCAAAGCAGTAATGCGACAGCGTTGCTAACGACCTCTTTTGTCTCGCAGGGGCTGGTGGCCTTAGCGCCTGCGTTGGTGATTATTCTCGGGGCGGATGTCGGTACGGCACTGATGGTGCGAATTCTGACGTTCGATCTGTCCTGGCTTTCTCCGCTGCTGATTTTTCTTGGCGTGGTGTTTTTCCTCAGCCGTAAACAGACGCGAGTGGGTCAGATTGGCCGTGTAGCGATTGGGCTGGGGCTGATTCTGCTGGCGCTGGAAATGATCGTCTTGGCCGCAGCGCCGATCACGCAGGCATCGGGCGTGAAGGTGCTGTTTTCATCATTGACGGGCGACGTCATGCTGGATGCGTTGGCGGGCGCGCTGTTCGCAGTGATTACCTATTCCAGCCTGGCGGCGGTGTTGTTGACGGCGACGTTAACGGCAAGTGGTGTGATCTCGCTGGAAGTGGCGATGTGTTTGGTCATCGGTGCCAATCTGGGGAGCGGATTACTGACGATGATGAGCACCTCGACGCAGAATGCGGCGGGGCGACGCGTGGCACTCGGCAGCATGCTGTTCAAGCTGATAGGTTGTTTGGTTGTGCTGCCGCTGGTCGAGCCGCTTTCTCGCTGGCTGACGCGCATTCCGTTAAGTGCTGAAGAGCTGGTGATCTATTTCCACCTGTTCTACAACCTGATTCGCTGTCTGCTGCTGATCCCGCTTACTGGCGTGGTGGCACGCCTGTCCTGTGCGATGATTGCTGATTCGCCTCAGGTCGATCTCCAAATGAAGCCTCGTCATCTGGACACCAGCTCGCTGGACACGCCAGCGCTGGCGCTGACCAATGCTGCACGAGAAACGCTGCGTATTGGTGATGTGCTGGAGCAAATGCTGCGTCTATACCGTGAAGTCTTACAGGGCGACCATATGCAGCGGCGGGAGATTCGTCGGCTTGATGATGATGTTGATATACTGTACACCGCGATTAAGCTTTATCTGGCGCAGATTCAAAAAGATGGGTTGGATGAGCGGGATTCTCAGCGCTGGGCAGAAGTCATCGAAGTGGCGCTGAATCTGGAACAGGCGGGCGATATTATCGAACGCATGGCTGATGACATTGGCAATCATTCATCCGGTGTACGCATGGCGTTTTCCTCACAGGGGCTGGAAGAGTTGAACCACCTGCATGACCAACTGCTGGCGAACCTGCGTTTGGGGCTGTCGGTTTTCCTATCGGAAGATGTCACTAGCGCTAAACGCCTGCGCCGCGCCAAGCATCGTTTCCGCATTATGAACCGCCGCTATGCGCATGCGCATGTCGATCGTTTGCATCAGCACAACGTACAGAGTCTGGAAACCAGTTCGCTCCATTTGAGCCTGCTTGGAGACATGAACCGACTGAATTCACTGTTCTGTGCGGTGGCGTATAACGTCTTGATTGTGCAGCAGGATGGGGATGAAGAGCGCGAAGAATCACCGCTGACGTTGTGA
- the metH gene encoding methionine synthase has protein sequence MVLDGGMGTMIQSYRLQEADYRGERFADWPSDVKGNNDLLVLTKPQVISEIHDAYLEAGADILETNTFNATTIAMADYDMQALSAEINTVAAQLARASADKWTALTPDKPRYVAGVLGPTNRTASISPDVNDPAFRNVSFDQLVEAYRESTRALIAGGVDLIMIETIFDTLNAKAASFAVESEFEALGIVLPVMISGTITDASGRTLSGQTTEAFYNSLRHSRPLSFGLNCALGPDELRQYVAELSRISECYVSAHPNAGLPNAFGEYDLGPADMAKHIGEWARSGFLNIVGGCCGSTPAHIAAMAKVVEGVAPRTLPEIPVACRLSGLEPLTIDANTLFVNVGERTNVTGSARFKRLIKEEKYNEALDVARQQVESGAQIIDINMDEGMLDAEAAMTRFLNLIAGEPDIARVPIMIDSSKWEVVEKGLKCIQGKGIVNSISMKEGVETFIHHAKLVRRYGAAVVVMAFDEVGQADTRARKIEICRRAYRILTEEVGFPPEDIIFDPNIFAVATGIDEHNNYAVDFIEACADIKAQLPHAMISGGVSNVSFSFRGNDLVREAIHAVFLYYAIRNGMDMGIVNASQLAIYDDLPVELRDAVEDVILNRRDDATERMLDLAEKYRGSKTEDEGSKTQAEWRGWDVNKRLEYSLVKGITEFIELDTEEARQQATRPIEVIEGPLMDGMNVVGDLFGAGKMFLPQVVKSARVMKQAVAYLEPYIEASKDKGSSAGKILLATVKGDVHDIGKNIVGVVLQCNNYEIIDLGVMVPTDKILKTAREENVDIIGLSGLITPSLDEMVNVAKEMERQGFTLPLLIGGATTSKAHTAVKIEQNYSGPTVYVQNASRSVGVVSALLSSTQYDDFVARTRKEYETVRIQHARKKPRTPPVTLDVARANASDLDWENYTPPVAHRLGVQEVTASIETLRNYIDWTPFFMTWSLAGKYPRILEDEVVGEEAKRLFADANAMLDDLSARGALNPRGVVGLFPANRVGDDVVIYTDERRETVLSVSHHLRQQTEKTDFPNYCLSDFVAPKSSGKPDYLGAFAVTGGLEEDTLADLWEAQHDDYNKIMVKAISDRLAEAFAEYLHERVRKVYWGYTPNENLNSDLLIRENYQGIRPAPGYPACPDHTEKVQIWQLLDVEKHTGMKLTESYAMWPGASVSGWYFSHPDSKYFAVAQIQHDQVEDYAVRKGMDVSEVERWLAPNLGYDAD, from the coding sequence ATGGTGTTGGATGGTGGTATGGGCACCATGATCCAGAGTTATCGCCTACAGGAAGCAGATTATCGCGGCGAGCGCTTTGCTGACTGGCCGAGCGATGTGAAGGGAAATAACGATCTGCTGGTGCTGACCAAGCCGCAGGTGATTAGTGAAATCCATGACGCCTATCTGGAAGCCGGTGCCGACATTCTCGAAACCAACACCTTCAACGCCACCACCATTGCGATGGCGGATTATGATATGCAAGCGCTGTCGGCGGAAATTAACACCGTCGCCGCACAGCTGGCGCGTGCCAGCGCGGATAAATGGACGGCGTTAACGCCGGATAAGCCGCGCTATGTTGCCGGTGTGCTTGGCCCGACCAACCGCACTGCGTCGATCTCCCCCGATGTTAACGATCCGGCGTTTCGTAACGTCAGTTTTGATCAATTGGTAGAGGCGTATCGCGAATCGACCCGCGCACTGATCGCAGGCGGTGTCGATCTGATCATGATCGAAACCATTTTCGATACCTTGAATGCTAAAGCGGCGAGTTTCGCCGTCGAAAGTGAATTTGAGGCCTTAGGGATCGTCCTACCTGTGATGATTTCCGGCACGATCACGGATGCGTCAGGACGGACGCTGTCCGGCCAAACGACAGAAGCTTTTTATAATTCCCTGCGCCATTCCCGCCCGCTTTCCTTTGGTTTGAACTGTGCATTGGGACCGGATGAGCTGCGCCAGTACGTCGCCGAGTTATCCCGTATTTCAGAATGCTATGTGAGTGCGCACCCGAACGCGGGTCTACCTAACGCCTTCGGAGAGTACGATCTGGGTCCGGCCGATATGGCGAAACACATCGGCGAATGGGCGCGGTCCGGTTTCCTGAATATCGTCGGCGGCTGCTGTGGATCGACGCCCGCACACATTGCCGCGATGGCAAAAGTGGTGGAGGGGGTGGCGCCGCGCACGCTGCCGGAGATTCCGGTCGCCTGTCGTTTATCCGGCCTGGAACCGCTGACTATTGATGCCAATACCCTGTTTGTTAACGTGGGAGAACGGACGAACGTCACCGGCTCTGCGCGGTTTAAACGTCTGATTAAAGAAGAAAAATACAACGAAGCGCTGGATGTTGCCCGCCAGCAGGTAGAAAGCGGTGCGCAGATCATCGATATCAACATGGATGAAGGCATGCTTGATGCGGAAGCGGCGATGACACGCTTCCTGAATCTCATTGCCGGTGAACCTGATATCGCCCGTGTGCCGATTATGATCGACTCCTCAAAGTGGGAGGTGGTTGAGAAAGGGCTTAAATGCATTCAGGGCAAAGGCATTGTTAACTCGATCTCCATGAAGGAAGGCGTTGAGACCTTTATTCATCACGCTAAGCTGGTGCGACGCTATGGTGCAGCCGTAGTGGTGATGGCCTTTGATGAAGTCGGTCAGGCAGATACCCGCGCGCGTAAAATTGAAATTTGTCGCCGCGCGTACCGCATCCTGACGGAAGAAGTCGGCTTCCCGCCGGAAGACATTATTTTCGACCCGAACATTTTCGCCGTGGCAACGGGGATCGATGAGCACAACAACTACGCAGTAGATTTCATCGAAGCCTGTGCCGATATCAAGGCGCAATTGCCACATGCGATGATCTCTGGCGGCGTCTCCAATGTGTCCTTCTCATTCCGTGGTAACGATCTGGTGCGTGAAGCGATCCACGCCGTCTTCCTGTATTACGCGATCCGCAATGGGATGGACATGGGGATCGTGAACGCCAGCCAGTTGGCGATCTATGACGATCTGCCTGTTGAACTGCGTGATGCGGTAGAAGACGTGATCCTTAACCGTCGCGACGATGCCACTGAGCGGATGCTCGATCTGGCGGAAAAATATCGCGGCAGCAAAACGGAAGATGAAGGCAGTAAAACGCAGGCGGAATGGCGCGGCTGGGATGTGAATAAACGTCTGGAGTATTCGCTGGTTAAAGGGATTACCGAGTTTATTGAGCTGGATACCGAAGAAGCGCGTCAGCAGGCAACGCGGCCGATTGAAGTGATCGAAGGCCCGCTGATGGACGGAATGAACGTGGTCGGCGATCTGTTCGGTGCGGGGAAAATGTTTTTGCCACAGGTAGTGAAATCCGCCCGTGTGATGAAGCAGGCGGTGGCCTATCTCGAACCCTATATTGAAGCCAGTAAAGATAAAGGTTCGTCTGCTGGGAAAATCCTGCTGGCGACGGTAAAAGGTGACGTCCACGATATCGGCAAGAATATCGTCGGTGTGGTACTGCAATGTAACAACTACGAAATTATCGATCTTGGCGTAATGGTGCCGACGGATAAAATCCTGAAGACCGCGCGTGAAGAGAATGTCGATATCATCGGGCTGTCTGGGCTGATTACGCCGTCGCTGGATGAAATGGTCAACGTGGCGAAAGAGATGGAGCGTCAGGGCTTCACGCTGCCGCTGCTGATTGGCGGCGCGACGACCTCTAAAGCGCATACCGCTGTGAAAATTGAGCAGAACTACAGTGGCCCGACCGTCTACGTGCAGAATGCCTCGCGCTCTGTTGGTGTGGTGTCGGCCCTGCTGTCCAGTACGCAGTATGACGACTTTGTTGCGCGCACTCGTAAAGAGTATGAAACCGTGCGTATTCAGCACGCGCGTAAAAAACCGCGCACGCCACCGGTGACGTTGGACGTCGCTCGTGCTAACGCCTCGGATCTGGATTGGGAAAACTACACGCCGCCAGTGGCGCATCGTCTGGGTGTCCAGGAAGTGACGGCCAGCATCGAAACGCTGCGTAACTACATCGACTGGACGCCGTTCTTCATGACCTGGTCGCTGGCGGGGAAATATCCTCGTATTCTGGAAGATGAGGTGGTGGGCGAGGAAGCGAAGCGCCTGTTTGCCGATGCTAACGCGATGCTGGACGATTTGTCCGCGCGCGGCGCGCTGAATCCTCGTGGCGTGGTGGGTCTCTTCCCAGCAAATCGCGTGGGTGATGACGTGGTGATTTATACCGATGAACGGCGTGAAACGGTGCTGTCAGTTAGCCATCACCTGCGTCAACAGACAGAGAAAACCGACTTCCCGAATTACTGCCTCTCTGATTTTGTGGCACCGAAATCCAGTGGTAAGCCGGATTATCTGGGTGCCTTTGCGGTGACCGGCGGGCTGGAAGAAGATACGTTGGCCGATCTGTGGGAAGCTCAGCACGACGATTACAACAAGATCATGGTGAAAGCGATCTCTGACCGTCTGGCGGAAGCCTTTGCGGAATACCTGCATGAGCGTGTGCGTAAGGTGTACTGGGGTTATACGCCGAATGAGAACCTCAATAGTGATCTGCTGATTCGTGAGAATTATCAGGGTATTCGTCCCGCGCCTGGCTATCCGGCTTGTCCTGACCACACGGAGAAAGTGCAAATCTGGCAGTTGCTGGATGTGGAAAAGCATACCGGTATGAAGCTCACTGAATCCTATGCCATGTGGCCGGGTGCCTCGGTATCCGGCTGGTACTTCAGCCATCCCGACAGCAAATACTTTGCCGTCGCGCAAATCCAGCACGATCAGGTGGAAGATTACGCGGTACGTAAAGGGATGGATGTGAGCGAGGTAGAGCGCTGGCTGGCGCCAAACTTGGGTTATGATGCGGATTAA
- a CDS encoding anion permease, which produces MKTKTSYGLNWLPLIVILAIAAFFWQMEPPAGLNPAAWHSAVIFVATIVCIVANVLPIGAIGIISITLFALTYAAGDKTASGAIQTALSDLNSSLIWLIVVAFMIARGFIKTGLGRRIALQMIRLLGKRTLGLAYGLAFADLVLSPAMPSNTARCGGIIYPIADSLSRSFDSKPEDASRSKIGTFLITCIGNVNDVTAALFMTAYTGNLLAVKLAANAGVTITWGSWFLAALVPCLISLAVVPLLVYWLTKPEIRHTPDAPKLAVAELAKMGSMSRGEWLMAFTVILLLVLWIFGDRLGVDATTASFVGLSFLLLTGVLSWEDVKSEKGAWDTLIWFAALLMMANQLKNLGFTNWFGDLIGSNIGHLMQGTSWILVLLLLNAAYFYTHYFFASGNAQIAALFAVFLGVGINLNIPAVPMAFMLAFTSSLYCSLTQYTHARGPILFGAGYVPTAVWWRTGFVVSLVNQAIFMSAGLLWWKAIGLY; this is translated from the coding sequence ATGAAAACAAAAACGTCATATGGACTGAACTGGCTCCCACTGATCGTCATTCTTGCTATCGCCGCCTTTTTTTGGCAAATGGAACCCCCAGCAGGCTTAAATCCAGCCGCCTGGCACTCCGCCGTCATTTTTGTCGCCACGATCGTTTGTATTGTCGCTAACGTCCTCCCGATTGGGGCCATCGGTATTATCAGTATCACCCTCTTTGCACTGACGTACGCCGCAGGGGATAAAACGGCCAGCGGGGCAATACAAACCGCACTCAGCGATTTGAACAGCTCGCTGATCTGGCTGATTGTCGTGGCCTTCATGATCGCACGCGGCTTTATCAAAACGGGATTGGGTCGGCGTATCGCCTTGCAGATGATCCGACTGTTGGGAAAACGTACCCTGGGGCTGGCTTATGGTCTGGCCTTTGCCGATCTGGTGCTGTCCCCCGCGATGCCGAGCAACACCGCCCGCTGCGGTGGGATTATTTATCCGATCGCCGATTCGCTGTCACGCAGCTTCGATTCCAAACCAGAAGACGCGTCGCGTAGTAAAATTGGCACCTTCCTGATTACCTGCATCGGTAACGTTAATGACGTAACGGCAGCGCTGTTTATGACCGCCTACACCGGCAACCTGCTGGCGGTGAAACTGGCGGCCAACGCAGGCGTAACCATTACCTGGGGAAGCTGGTTTCTGGCTGCACTCGTGCCCTGTTTAATCTCTCTGGCGGTTGTCCCGCTGCTGGTCTACTGGCTGACCAAGCCAGAAATTCGCCATACGCCGGATGCGCCAAAACTAGCCGTCGCCGAACTGGCAAAGATGGGCAGCATGAGCCGTGGCGAATGGCTGATGGCATTCACCGTTATCCTGCTGCTGGTACTGTGGATTTTTGGCGACCGCTTAGGCGTAGATGCCACGACCGCTTCCTTCGTCGGACTGTCCTTTCTGCTGTTAACTGGCGTACTAAGCTGGGAAGATGTGAAGAGCGAGAAAGGTGCCTGGGATACATTGATTTGGTTCGCCGCCCTACTGATGATGGCAAATCAGTTGAAAAATCTCGGCTTCACCAACTGGTTTGGCGATCTCATCGGCAGCAATATTGGCCATTTAATGCAGGGAACAAGCTGGATCTTGGTGCTGCTGTTGTTGAATGCGGCCTATTTCTACACCCACTATTTCTTCGCCAGCGGGAATGCACAGATCGCCGCACTTTTTGCGGTATTCCTCGGTGTCGGGATCAACCTGAATATTCCAGCGGTGCCGATGGCATTCATGCTAGCGTTTACCAGTAGCTTATACTGTTCACTAACACAATATACCCACGCACGCGGCCCGATCCTGTTCGGCGCGGGCTACGTACCGACGGCTGTCTGGTGGCGAACGGGCTTTGTCGTCAGTCTGGTGAATCAGGCGATCTTTATGAGCGCGGGCCTGTTATGGTGGAAAGCGATTGGCCTGTACTGA
- the foxA gene encoding ferrioxamine B receptor FoxA, whose amino-acid sequence MFRKTRLALVVGCITSGFTVSALAQDTPSSGDTLVVTSQMQRGATKLETPDIETPQAVSIITRDQIQEQGATSVRQAVGYTPGVFNNQIGASNRFDYMVLRGFSDGSLDNVYLDGLKMMGDTNSHSSLVIDPWFLDSIEVVRGPASVLYGRSSPGGIVALNSRQPSFDRSGQIKLFAGNNAQRGAAFDVTGPLDDDERFAFRLGGMVREADTQFKKTKEERYAIAPSLLWRISDKTRLEFMAYLQRDPEGGSHSGLPYDGTVVAHNGQKISNTFYEGEENYEKYDRKQNMVGYNFEHGFDSGWAVRQKLRYLHTKVHLDQVYAYGWEPLGDNTLTRYYSGSRESLSALTLDNQLDGSVDTGAVNHRLLVGLDYQQRNNNMDWPSGSFPAINAFNPVYGSGPTDMSGTLEKHKLQQTGIYVQDQMSWERWRLTLGGRHDQVKVTHVNHTNGTHSELDKNNFSSRAALLYLFDNGLAPYVSYSTAFTPTSFADDNGNVLEPMKGKQWEAGMKYQPEGSQDQYSLSVFRINQKNVATKVQPNDPYRSVGEIESEGVELEAVSHITDNLRLQAAYTYTDIRYKKSSVTEQGKRAVYAPRNQASAWASYDVKRGPLDGLTIGSGVRYVNGVTSDRANTHTLPSYTLVDMAVGYDLSKVGLKGLSAQLNVNNLTDKRYVAACNSLEFCYFGAERSVVGSVSYSF is encoded by the coding sequence ATGTTCAGAAAAACGCGGCTGGCGCTGGTGGTTGGCTGTATTACTAGTGGATTTACGGTATCGGCACTCGCGCAGGATACGCCATCCTCTGGCGATACGTTAGTCGTCACGTCTCAAATGCAACGCGGTGCCACCAAGCTGGAAACGCCCGATATTGAGACTCCTCAGGCTGTTTCTATCATTACGCGCGATCAGATTCAGGAACAAGGCGCGACTAGCGTTCGACAGGCGGTCGGTTATACGCCGGGCGTATTTAACAACCAGATTGGTGCTTCCAACCGTTTTGACTACATGGTGTTACGCGGCTTTTCCGACGGCAGTCTTGATAATGTCTACCTCGATGGACTGAAGATGATGGGAGATACCAACTCTCATAGCTCGTTGGTTATCGATCCCTGGTTCCTCGACAGCATTGAAGTGGTCAGAGGCCCGGCGTCGGTACTCTACGGGCGCTCTTCTCCAGGCGGGATTGTGGCGCTGAATTCGCGCCAGCCGTCGTTCGATCGCAGCGGGCAGATCAAACTGTTTGCCGGTAATAATGCGCAGCGTGGTGCGGCGTTTGACGTGACCGGCCCGCTGGATGATGACGAACGTTTTGCCTTCCGTTTGGGTGGGATGGTGCGCGAAGCCGATACGCAGTTCAAAAAGACTAAAGAGGAGCGCTATGCGATCGCACCTAGCCTGCTGTGGCGAATTTCCGACAAGACGCGTTTGGAGTTTATGGCTTACCTGCAACGCGATCCTGAGGGCGGCAGCCACTCGGGGTTACCGTATGACGGCACCGTAGTCGCGCATAACGGGCAGAAAATCTCGAACACCTTCTATGAAGGGGAAGAGAATTATGAGAAATACGACCGTAAGCAAAACATGGTGGGGTATAACTTTGAGCACGGTTTCGATAGCGGCTGGGCGGTGCGTCAAAAGCTGCGTTACCTGCATACCAAGGTGCATTTGGATCAGGTGTACGCCTATGGTTGGGAGCCGTTGGGTGACAATACGCTGACGCGCTACTACTCGGGTTCCCGCGAGTCGCTGTCTGCGTTGACGTTAGATAACCAACTTGATGGCAGTGTGGATACAGGTGCGGTCAACCACCGTCTGCTGGTAGGGCTCGATTATCAGCAGCGCAATAATAATATGGACTGGCCTTCGGGTTCTTTCCCGGCAATCAATGCGTTTAACCCCGTTTATGGTTCTGGGCCAACAGATATGTCCGGCACGCTGGAAAAACACAAACTTCAGCAAACGGGCATTTATGTGCAGGATCAAATGAGCTGGGAACGTTGGCGCTTAACGCTGGGTGGTCGTCATGACCAGGTAAAAGTAACCCACGTTAATCATACCAATGGCACACATAGTGAACTTGATAAAAACAACTTTAGCTCGCGTGCCGCTTTACTCTATCTGTTTGATAATGGCTTGGCACCGTATGTCAGCTATTCCACGGCCTTTACGCCAACCAGCTTCGCCGATGATAACGGCAACGTGCTGGAACCGATGAAAGGCAAGCAGTGGGAAGCTGGGATGAAATATCAGCCGGAAGGCTCTCAGGATCAGTACAGCCTGTCGGTGTTTCGCATTAATCAGAAGAATGTGGCGACAAAAGTTCAGCCTAATGACCCTTATCGTTCCGTTGGCGAGATCGAATCGGAAGGGGTGGAACTGGAAGCGGTGAGCCATATTACTGATAATCTGCGTTTGCAAGCGGCTTATACCTATACGGATATTCGCTATAAGAAAAGCAGTGTGACTGAGCAAGGAAAACGAGCGGTGTATGCACCGCGCAATCAGGCCAGCGCCTGGGCCAGTTATGATGTGAAACGCGGCCCGCTGGACGGTCTGACCATCGGTTCCGGCGTGCGTTACGTGAACGGTGTGACCTCCGATCGCGCCAATACTCACACGCTGCCTTCTTATACGCTGGTGGATATGGCGGTAGGATACGATCTCTCGAAGGTTGGTCTGAAAGGACTGAGTGCACAGCTTAACGTCAACAACCTGACCGATAAACGCTACGTAGCAGCCTGTAACTCACTGGAGTTCTGTTACTTCGGTGCAGAGCGCAGCGTGGTCGGCAGCGTTTCTTATTCGTTCTGA
- a CDS encoding helix-turn-helix transcriptional regulator produces MLKRLFSIEDFLDIGERYGIDYHFPLLSSCRDRMKEKRIVVQGDVEEMTLSSGICLTNSNVRVLQPYESTSLHCCPFYTLVVLEGCVALRLNGKEFVVRSGMAFSTQLGDQLVMNASHLADHHLRTVSLGIFPATSVLEPLLGLLLNEWKQSGNPTFLWQVPGYLLSGLQHALENTLPGLSRQLMLEGVMLQLLGHGLSFGQRGGERRLLPPPDEQERLENVRRLLAQQPEKEYSLNELAQLAAMSSSSLRTKFRQTYGHSVFDYLRDCRLELSRRYLAQGYSVQQAAWMSGYQHATNFATAFRRRYGIAPSDARMVS; encoded by the coding sequence ATGCTAAAACGACTCTTTTCCATTGAGGATTTCTTGGATATCGGCGAACGCTACGGGATTGATTACCACTTCCCGCTGCTGTCGTCTTGCCGCGATCGTATGAAAGAAAAGCGTATTGTGGTGCAGGGCGATGTCGAAGAGATGACGCTGTCCTCCGGTATTTGCCTAACGAACTCTAACGTGCGCGTGTTGCAGCCCTACGAATCGACGTCTTTGCACTGCTGCCCGTTTTATACGCTGGTGGTGCTGGAAGGGTGCGTCGCATTGCGCCTGAATGGTAAGGAGTTTGTTGTGCGCTCTGGCATGGCATTCAGTACCCAACTGGGCGATCAGTTAGTCATGAACGCGAGCCATCTTGCCGATCACCATCTTCGTACCGTGTCTTTAGGGATTTTTCCCGCGACATCCGTTTTGGAACCGCTGTTGGGCTTGTTGTTGAACGAATGGAAGCAGAGCGGCAATCCGACATTTTTATGGCAGGTTCCCGGCTATTTGTTGTCTGGTTTGCAACATGCGCTGGAAAATACCCTGCCGGGGTTATCGCGTCAGCTCATGCTGGAAGGCGTGATGCTACAACTGTTGGGACATGGCCTGTCATTCGGGCAACGTGGGGGAGAACGACGCCTATTGCCCCCGCCCGACGAACAGGAGCGGTTGGAGAATGTTCGGCGGCTTCTGGCGCAGCAGCCTGAAAAAGAGTACTCCCTCAATGAACTGGCGCAACTGGCCGCGATGAGCAGCAGCAGTCTGCGCACCAAGTTTCGCCAGACATATGGTCATTCGGTTTTTGACTACCTGCGTGATTGCCGGTTGGAGCTATCCCGTCGCTATCTGGCGCAGGGATACAGCGTTCAGCAGGCTGCCTGGATGTCGGGCTACCAGCACGCGACTAACTTCGCCACGGCTTTCCGGCGACGTTACGGTATCGCGCCGAGCGATGCGCGCATGGTCAGCTAA
- the iclR gene encoding glyoxylate bypass operon transcriptional repressor IclR — translation MTPPEPAKRGKKTRASTSTAAQPTGQVQSLTRGLTLLEYIAKANGSVALTDLAQQAGLPNSTTHRLLTTMQQQGFVRQVGDLGLWTIASHAFIVGSSFLQSRNLLAIVHPILRKLMEDSGETVNLAVLDQTDSQAIIIDQVQCTALMRMSAPIGGKLPMHASGAGKAFLAHLPDAQVTQLLHKKGLHGYTPHTFSSPQALKENLSLIRKQGYSFDDEEHALGLRCIAACILDEHHEAFAAISISGPVSRITDDRITELGALVIKAAKQIMQEYSGIP, via the coding sequence ATGACGCCACCAGAGCCAGCCAAACGTGGGAAAAAAACCAGAGCGAGCACGAGCACCGCGGCACAACCAACCGGACAGGTTCAATCGCTGACCCGTGGCCTAACGCTGCTTGAATATATCGCCAAAGCAAACGGCAGCGTGGCGCTAACCGATCTCGCGCAACAGGCCGGTTTACCGAATTCTACGACCCACCGCCTGCTCACCACCATGCAACAGCAGGGCTTTGTGCGTCAAGTTGGCGATCTGGGGCTCTGGACGATCGCCTCACACGCGTTTATCGTCGGCAGCAGCTTTCTGCAAAGTCGTAACCTATTGGCCATCGTGCACCCAATACTACGCAAATTAATGGAAGACTCAGGCGAGACGGTCAATTTGGCCGTGCTCGATCAGACCGATAGTCAGGCGATCATCATCGATCAGGTGCAATGTACGGCGCTGATGCGTATGTCTGCCCCCATCGGCGGTAAATTACCGATGCATGCTTCCGGTGCCGGGAAAGCGTTTCTGGCGCATTTACCTGATGCGCAAGTCACTCAACTGCTGCACAAGAAGGGGCTGCACGGCTATACGCCTCACACGTTTAGCTCGCCGCAAGCCCTGAAGGAAAATCTGTCACTGATTCGCAAACAGGGCTACTCGTTCGATGATGAAGAACACGCTCTGGGGCTACGCTGCATCGCGGCCTGTATTCTGGACGAACATCATGAAGCGTTCGCCGCTATTTCCATTTCTGGCCCTGTCTCGCGTATCACGGACGACCGCATCACCGAACTCGGCGCACTGGTGATCAAAGCCGCGAAGCAGATTATGCAAGAATATAGTGGCATACCGTGA